The window CCGGGGTAGGGATGGGGCGGGACAAACTCGAGATCCCCTTCTTCGACGGCCTTTTCGAGCGAGGGGGGCCAGGCGCCGGTGCGGTCATGGCAGCGGTTCACGCCGCCGCGGATCCGGTTGAGGCGGTGCTTAAGCTTGTCGTCCTGCAGGGTAGTATTGAGGACTTCGCGCCCGGCCAGAAAATAGCGGCCGCCAAGGGGATCCTCGGGCAGGTTTTCGACAATGCCGCCCGTTACCAGGTCCTGCAACGATTCGGGCAGACGATGGTGCCGTTCCTCATAGAACTCCACCGCTTGCGATAGCTGGGTGCACACGTCCTCGATGGCGAGTTCCTGGAGTTTCTGCTGGGCAAGTTCGCGCAGCATCTTTTCGCCGCTGTTGCGCGCCATGTCCTCCCACATGGCGCGTTCGAAGGCATCGAGATCGTGCTGTTTCGCGATATTGGCGGCGAGTTCGAGCACGAACGGGGGCGCGGTCTCCGTGGCGACGGCCATGTGGAGGAATCGGGCAGCCTGGGCGGGGGAATCGGGGCTGTCCTTGCGGTTCAAGAGGTAGACCATGGCGATCTCGTAAGGCAGGCTCCACGCGCCGGGGTTGTGCACCATCCCGCGCTTCATGAGGTCTAGACTGGCGTCGCTGTCGGCCTTGAGGCTCGCCATGAAGATCCCGCCGTAGCGGTAGACATCGACGAAATAGGGGTCGAGCCGCGTGATGGTGTCCGCCATGTGGTTAAGCCAGACGTATTTGTGGTCGCCCTTGAACTGCTCGGCGGTGTACTGGATGCACTGGAGCCACAGCAGGTCGGCCACGACGCTGTCCATTCCCCCCGTGAAATGGTTGAGAAGCTTTTCGTTGGGGAGATACAGCAATTCTTCCTCGAAACTGGTCTGGCGCCGGGCATCCATCTGCTTTTGCGCCACGACGCAGCACGCGAGACCAACGCCAACGGCAAGCGGGGCGATGACCAGCCAGCGCGAGATCATACGTCCTTGTCCTGAAACGCCAGCGAGGCGATAACCAACAACACGGCGGTGTAGACCGTCCCGTAGGCGAGGGCCCACAGCACGTATCCCGAGGCTACGGGAACGCCATTGGCCGCCTCGGCGCGGATGTCGAAGTTCGAGAGGTTCGGGATGATGTAGTAGATCGCCTCGAGGACCCGCTTGCTGAAGGTTCCGTCAAACTGCGGCGGCAGCTCCGTGAAGATGGTAGTGGCATGACCGGCAATATACGTCGAGAAGACGATGATGGCGCCGAGAATCGGCGAGGTCAGCGCGGAGAGCAGTACCGCCAAAGCGGTGAGCAGCAACAGCTGCCAGTAGATGAGCAGCACCGCCTCGAAGAAGACGATGTCGAGGCCGCCCCCGAGGATCACCACGTAGACCGCCGCAACGAAAGCCATCACGACCGTCACCAGGGCCAGCAGCGCCGCCAGCCCGAAGTATTTGCCCAAAACAAACTCCCACCGGTGCATGGGACGGCACAGTATGGTGTAGATGGTGCGCTTGTCGATCTCCTTGTACACGAGGTTGGTGCCTACGAAGATGGCAATCAGGACGCCAAAGATCGACACGGCCGCCAGCGAGATGTCTTTGACGATCTTGATGTCCTGCCCGATGCTGATCCAGCCAAGGGCTTTCGAGCCGAGGATCGCGGTGGCGGCAAACAGCAGCAGCACATACAGCACCTTGTCGCGCACCGCTTCGCGGAAGGTGTTGCGGGCTACGGCCAGCACTCTCATGAGCCGGTCTCCTGTTCGCGCATGAAGTATTCCTCGAGCGATTCCCGGATGGGCGTGAACTCGATCAGTTTGCCGCCGGACTGCATGAGCTCGGCGGCGATTCCGTTGGCGGCGTCCATGTCGTTGACGAAGAAATGGCGGCCCTGCTCGGATTCGCGCGTACCATCCGCCCGGGCAGCCAATGCGGCTGCCGCGGTTTCGGAAAGGCCTTCCGCGACGATCTCGACGCGGTTGACGCGGCGCGTGAGCAATTCGTCGAGGCGGCCCTGTGTGGTGAGCCTGCCCTTCACCAGAATGCCCACACGGCTGCAGATCTGTTCGACATCGCCCAGCACGTGTGAGCTGAAGAAAACGGTCTTCCCCTGAGCGTGGAGCAACAGGATCAGTTCGCGGATCATCCGGCGGCCCAGCGGGTCGAGGCCCGACATGGGTTCGTCCAGGATGAGCACTTCGGGGTCGCCCACGAGCGCGACGGCGAATCCCAGGCGCTGCCGCATGCCTTTCGAGAACCCGCGCACGCGCTGGCCCGCGAACTCGCGCAGGTCGAGCAAATCCGCAAGACGTTCCCACTCGGCGCTGCGCCGGGGACGCGTAAGACCGTTGAGCTCTCCGTAGAAATCGAGGGTCTCGCGGGGATTGAGGTATTCGTAGAAGTAGGGGTTCTCGGGCAAGTAGCCGATGTGCGCGCGGGTCTCGCGTTTGCGGACATCTTTGCCCATCACGAAGGCTTGGCCCTCCGTAGCGCGCAGGAGGCTGCACAGGATTTTGATCGTGGTGGTCTTGCCCGCGCCGTTGCGGCCCAGGAAGCCGAAGACCTCGTTGGGCGCGATGGCCAGATTGAGGTCGTCGAGGGATCTAACGCCGCCGCGTCCGATATGCCCCCCGTATACCTTGGCCAGACGTTTGGTAACGATAGCATCCATGCGCGAATCCGTATGTCCTGAGAATGGGAACGGTCCCGTTTCGCCACGCATCTCGCGCGGCTTGCTCGGTACAGAGCCCATTCCGGGTTCTACAGCTTCAGATTCTCCTGTATACTCCGCACGGCGCGCCTCACGTCCTCGGCGTGTCCGAACGCGCTGAGCCGGAAGTATCCTTCTCCGCTGGGGCCGAACCCCGACCCGGGCGTGCCGACGACGTGGGCCTCGTTCAGCAGTTTATCAAAGAATTCCCAGGAGCGCATGCCGCCGGGCGTGGCCATCCAGATATAGGGCGCATTGACTCCGCCGAACACGGCGATACCGGTGCTTTCGAGACCCTCGCGGATCACTTTCGCATTGTTCATGTAGTAATCGATGATCGCATGGCATTCCTTCTGGCCGGCCTCGGAGAGGGCGGCCAGTCCGCCGTCTTGGACGATATTCGACGCCCCGTTGAACATGGTGGTCTGGCGGCGGAACCACAGGCGGTTGAGCGTGCCGGGTTCACCGTCTTCGCAGACCAGCGCCTTGGGCACGACAGTCCAGCCCAGGCGCACCCCCGTGAATCCGGCCTCTTTCGAGAAGCTGTTGATCTCGATGGCGCATTCCTTTGCGCCGTCGACCTCGTAGATGGTCCGAGGCAGATTCGGATCGGCGATGAATGCGGCGTAGGCGGCATCGAAGATGATCACGGCTTTGTGTTTGCGTGCGTAGTCGACGAATCCGGACAATTGCTCTCTTGTGGCAACCGTGCCGGTCGGGTTGTTCGGGCTGCACAGGTAGATCAGGTCCACTTTGCGCGAGGGCGGGTCCGGAAAGAAGCCGTTCTCCCTGGTGCAGGGCATATATACGAAACCTTCGTACTGGCCATTGATTGCGTTACCCGTGCGGCCGGCGATAACGTTGCTGTCCACATATACGGGGTAGGCGGGGTCCTGGACCGCGACGATGTTGTCAGTGCCAAAGATGGACTGAATATTCGCGGAATCGGGTTTTGCGCCGTCGCTGACGAAGAATTCGTCGGGCTGCAGCGTTGCGCCATACCGGGCGTACCGTGCTGCAAGGGCTTCGCGAAGCTCGGCGTTGCCCTGTTCGTCGCCGTAACCCGTGTAGGTCTCGACCTTCGCGAGTTTGTCGACCCCGCGCCGCAGTCCTTCGATGATGGATGGCGGCAGCGGCTCGGTAGTGTTGCCGATGCCCAGACGCATAACCGTGACCCCCGGATGGGCGGCGATGAATTCGCGCGTGCGACGGCCGATCTCGGGAAAGAGGTATCCCGCTTCGAGTTTGTTGTAGTTGCGATTGATGGTTGCCATTCGGTTATGTCACTCCGCTTAGCGTTACTGTTGCATAAGGAATCAGCTTCGACGCCCGCCGTCACTGCTCCCCTGGCACACATCGTGGCGCGGTATTGCTCTGCGCCCGCTCCGGGCGGAAACCGGTCAGATTGTAATATACCCGGGCCGAAAATGCGAGCGGGGCACGGGGCGAAGAAAGGACCGCCAAGGATTCGGGGAGGGGCGACGCCGTGACGAGTGCCTTTGCCCACAAGAGAGCAGGCATTCGTGCCCGCTCACCTGTGATGGCGGACAAGAGAAACCGCCCTTGCGAAGAGAAAATAGCGCGGGGGAAGCGGGCTGTCTTGAGGCCCGCTTCCCCCTGCGTGATGCCTTATCGTTTTCTGAGTTTCGAGCCGTTTCCTTAGAGGATTTCACTCACCTTGCTGATGGTGTACAGAGTATAGCCGGTCATCGAATTCGCCGGGGCGTCTCCGAGTTCGCTATAGCGGACGAATTCGACATGGCCGTCCATGTAGAGCGCATTGGCGCCGCCAGGAACGTGGTTCATGGCCAAACCGACACCGGAGGATGCCGGGTCGGCGTTCACGATGTCGAACATTACGATGATCTCGGACTGCGCTTGGGCACTGCCCGCCGGATTGTTGATGTCGGTGATCAAGAATCGCTCGATGCCTTCGCGCAGGCGATAGACGGTCGTACCCCCGGCCAGCCCGTAGGGGGCGGTTACCGACACGTCGGAATCGAGGGCGGACCGCGCGGTAGAGGCCTCCGCAGGGACGAGTGCTGAGTTGGCGAGCGCGTTATCGAGATACAGGCTCATGAAGAGTTCGCCGACTTGGGCGGAAACCTCCGGAAGCGTGGGGTCCAACAGGACCATGGTGTCGTAACCGGTCTTGAATCCGTCCAGCACCCAGCCGGTGTAGATGTAGCTGTCGCCAAGGTCGTCGGCAATGCCTTGATAGTACCCGCACTCGAGCACCGAGAGCATTTCGTGGGCATCCGAGGCATCGGGGGCCGACGGACAGGCGAAGATGTTCCAGTCCGTCACGTACTCGGGATAGATGGCGACCGGGTTGGGGCACATCGCGGCGCCGGGCGAGGCGTTGCAGTCGCCCCAGCCGCTGGGCTCATTCCCGGCAATGCCGTCAAGGTAGTAGACGTCGCCGCCCTGCATCGGCGGCCACTTTTCGCCCTTGGATTCGTTTGCGTACATTTTGTAGACGAGCCCGCACTGTTTGAGATTGTTGGCGCAACTGGCGCGGCGGGCCGCTTCGCGGGCCCGCGCCAGGGCCGGTAGCAAGATGGCCGCCAGAATGCCGATGATCGCGATGACAACAAGAAGTTCGATTAGTGTGAATCCACGTCTTTTCATGATTTCATCCTCCTAAAACTCTTTGATTGCCAAACCAATTACCTACAACACTCGTCCGGCGTTCGTTGCCTCCGCTTGGTCCGGACGCAGAAGCCCGTGAGACAGCCTGCCGCATTATACACGCTCGGCGCAAAAAAAGGCGTTCAGATATCCGGACCCAAATCGCCGGATGACACCACGATTGGGGAAACTCACACAAAGACACAAAGGACGCGGAGAAAATGGCGCCGGCGCCGAAGCGGAATCTACGCAACGTCTCCGTTTATGATGCGGGAAATGCCCTCCCTCATCAAAGCATCGCCGAAGTCGAGTAGACAGCCGAGTCTGATACCCGTCAACCGCGGATAGGTCAACACCTGCTTAGGGTGCGCCTTCGTGACCTTCTCCACGGATTCGTGTTCCCTGTGTCTCCGTGTGAGCGCATCCTTGTCTTTATGGAGACAATAAGATCCCTCCCGCGAGGGCTTCCCAATCCGGCGATTGGGGTCCGGAACGGTGTGGGCGTGCTCGGGCGCGCGGCGTTCGGGGATAGCAAATGCGGCGGGGCGAGAAACCCTCGCCCCGCCGCGCGGTAACGCTTTCCAGAGCAAAGAATTATCCTACGAACGAGGTAATCGCGGCAAAGCCGGAGTTGACCGGGAATGGTCCGTCCGGGCTGTAGCGGATGAACTCGACATGGCCATCCATGAAGAGCACGTTAGAACCGCCGGGCACGTGGTTGAACGGGATGTCGCCGCCGGCTTCGAGGCTAATGCAGTCAAACATGACTTCGATCTCCGACTGGGCCTGAGCGCTTCCCGCCGGATTGTTGATGTCGGTGATCATGAACCGCTCGATGCCTTCGCGCAGACGGTAGACGGTCGAGCTGCCGCCGTTGCCGTAAGGGGAGTTGACGCTGACGTCATTGTCCAAAGACGCGCGCGCAGCAACCGGGTCGGCCGGGACGCCGTAGTCAAATGCGCCATTGCCACCATAAGAAGCCGGGCCAATGACGCTCAAGACCTCGACCAGCTGCGTCGGGACGAGCTCGTCCGCGCCGATGTCTACCTTATCGTCGTCTCCGTCGCACTGATCGACGACGTAACCCATGTAGAAATAGCTGTCCGAGGGATTGTCGGCGATGCCTTTGTAGGGGCTCACGCAGACCATGCCGGGCCGGTCCACGATGATGGCCAAGTGAGCCTCGACCCCATCGCCGTAATCAGGGTCAGAGGGGCAGCGCATGACGTTGAAGTCGGTCAGGTACTCGGGATAAATGGAGATGACGCGCGGCGCCAGCTCAGGCTCATCCTGCCCGTCGCATTCGGGCGGCAGCGCGCCGGTTCCGTCGGTGTAGTACTCGGCCAATCCCTGCAGGGGCGGCCATTTTTCGCCTTTGCTTTCGTTTGCATACATCTTGTAAATAATGCCCATTTGTTTGAGGTTGTTGGCGCAACTGGCCCGCCGTGCCGCTTCGCGCGCCCTCGCCAGTGCCGGCAGCAGAATCGCGGCCAAGATGCCGATGATGGCGATGACTACCAGCAGTTCGATTAATGTGAATCCTCTTTCTCGTCTTCTCATGATTCTCTACCTCCCTTAATGATTACACCCCTACTTTAAGACGCATCAGATCCTGTGGGTGACGCTCGGTACCTGGCAGCATGCCGCTCCGACAATAGCTTGGCGTGAGCATTCTGTTGGGATTCCGTCAGCCGAACCCTTCCACTTCCGGGCGCCACCCGTCAGAATCTAGCTTACGCCCCTGCTTTGTTTTCGTCAATCCCCCCAATAGCGCGTGTAGGCCGCTGAGAGGCTTCGAACCGGCGTGTGGCCGGCATCCGCGGATGTATCGCGCCGTCAAAACCCTTCGAGACGCACCCCGAACGCGGGCGTTTCCGTTGTGTCGGTTGAAGTGTCCAGGTAGCGTGCTAGCACGGCGCACCGGTCGGCGTCGATGATATGGTCGTCGCCTTTGCCGTATACGACTTCGCCGCTGGCGGATATCGAGTAAGTGTGGCTGGCGTACTGGGACTCGCGGTCGGGGAGCGTGGGGAACACGATGGTGCCCTCGAGCATGCGGCGTTCGAGGAGTTCGGTCATGTACTGTTTGACGTTGCGCCGGTGTGGGGAGCCGTCGGGGAGAGGTTGGAGATCGATGGACGCGCCAAATTCGAAGGCGAGCACCTTTTCGCACCAGCCGGTGCCCTGGGCCATGAGATTGTGAGCAACGGCGCGGCCGCTGTTGCCGCAATCGATGCCGATGCGGCGAAAATCATAGGCGCGGTCGAGTTCGGCAATGATCTCCTGCTGCCGCGCATAATGCACCCCCTCGAGATGCACCCGCAGCACGTTGACGAAATGCGGTTCGGCGGCGCGGTACACCACGAATTCGGAGGGGTCGCGCGCATAGCCCAGGTCGCACCCGAGGTAGTAATCGCCGCGCGGAACGGTTGCCGGGGCGTCAAACACGTCGCCGCCTGTCAAGCGCAGGTCGTGGAAATCGAGGCCGTCATCAACGCAGGCGAGGTAGGCATCAAGATCGAATACGGCCTGCGCGGGCGCGCCGTGTTGGCCCAGCACCCGGTGCACATAGCCGGGAGAATTCCGGCCGCCGTAGAGACGGGCGAGTTCGGCGTCCTTCTCGGGTGTGAACTCGGGGTTCAACGATGACGGCCAGTTGTATCGCTCGGCGGCGGGGTCCTGGGTCATGCGGTGAAAGGTGTTGCGGAGGCCGTTGGGCACGCCGTAGACCCAGCGCCGCCCCCCGCCGTTAAGGGCCTGGAACAGTTCGGCCCAGGATGGCTCGGTCATTTCCTGGGCTTCGTCGACGACTTGCCAGTCGACGTGCAGCCCTTGGAAGTTCATGCCGTGGGGCCCGGCGATGCGTCCCCACAGGACAAATCCGTTCGAGAAGCGCAAGAACCACGAGGGGGAGCGTTTAACCTCGAGCAGGCCCGGGCCAAAGTGGGGGGTGGTCTGAAAACGCCGCACCAGACGGTTCATGAGGGGAAAAAGATGGTTCTCGCACTGGGTTGCCACGAGCATTTCGGTGTTCGGACAGAGTACCGATGCCCATGCGGCAATGATCTCGATCTCGGCGGTCTTGCCGACGTCGCGTCCGTCGCAATGGACCTTGCGCAGGGCGTACGAATTGAGCGAACCCTCCTGATACGGGCGGGCGCTCCAAGGGCGGCCTCTGGTGTCGCGGATGAAGTGCCGTGCAAAGGCCGTGCGCCGGTGCAGGGCAAGCCACTGGCGAACCTGGGTCTCGGTAGCGCCGCGCTTGCGCAGCTGGTTTCGCGCGCGGCGTTCGTTCCATGCTACGGTCACGAACAAGCCTTCGATGCGCGGGGCCGGGCGGCGCCGCTGCACGATGGGGCGCGCTTCTGTCTGCGTTTTTCAAAGGCGAGGGCGTCGTCCAGCACGCCGTCGCCAAGACGCAACAGGGGACCAATCTCCTCGCCAAGGGCGCCGGTTCCTCCGGACGCCGCGGTCGCTTTGCACGCCTCCTCGAGTTCCTGCAGGGCTTTGCGCACGCGTTCGCGGGCTTTCATCGATTTCTCGACCATGGGGTGAATCTCCTTGAAAACCGGGCCGTTGTCTTCCTGCATACGGCAGACGCCCTCGTTGCGAAGGACGTCTTCCATGCGGCGTGCGCTGAGCCACGCGACGATGAGCTCTTCGGCGCGGATGGCAATCGACGGTGCAAGAACGGACCTCGAGGCGGCAAGGCAAGGCTCGAGAGCGGTTTCGAGCGCGTTCACGAGGGCTTCGACCTCGATGTCGCTCCCGAGCCGGGCCCAGCCGTTGCCGTAATGGTTGCGCAACAATTCCGACAGAAATCTCATCAGAACCTCCTGTCCTGTGCGTGAATGCGGGGGTTTTCGCGCAAACACGCTTCCGCCTATACAGGCCGAGTGTTGCCGTAGGCCGGAGATGCCGGCGGCGCGAGAGAACGGCATAAGTTGCAGCAGGACACCGGTTACGGCGGGGCAAACGACTCTGCCGCCCCGGCCGGATGTGCTGTTTCGTTAGGAGGAGGGGGCCGGCGCGAATGCTCTGTGAGCGTGCCGCGACCTACTCACGCGGACGTTCCTCGAACGGATGCGGCCTCAGTGTATGCCGTCGCCGATGGCGAGATCGCGGCGGGCGGTAGCGATGCTGATCGTGAATCCCGCAATGAGGTCGATAAGGGAAATGAGGGTGAGCAGGATGAACGTCGCGGTCCCGGCCCCGCTCACCACGATGAGTTCGACCAGAAAGATGATGAAGACGGCGGTCGACAGCATATGGTCAACAATGGCCGTCCGGGAGACGCGGGTGGCCTTCAGGATCTCGATGAACAGGAGCAAGATGCCGATCCCGACGAGCAAGTCGCCCGCTCCGAACGCCATGGGTGTCTCGCGCGTCATGTGCGAGATGTGAAACAACGTCGGGTTGGCCTCGAAATCCACGCCCGACAGCATGGCCGCGTTGTATGCAATCAACACGACCGCCAACAGTGGAAAGTAGATAATGAGCTTCATGATGGGCTCCCGTGTGCCGGTTGTTCCAGCGAGATTCCAGCGAGAGCATATGCCGCCGGGGTGCGATGATCATAGCATAGAAAGGCAGCGGCAAAAAGGGAACAGACGGCGGGAATTCAAACATTTGGCCGAATCACGCAATGGCCGTCAGCTGCGGGGACCTTCGAGTATTGACAACCTTCTTGATAGAAGCAGAAAATCACAACCAGAAGAATGCGCGTAAGAGAACTTGGGTCAAAGAACAATGACCGTTGAGATTCTGTTTGCGTCAATATGGGCCATTTGTGGCGCGGTTCTTGTGGGATCCCTGCTCCAACTGCATCGGTTTCTCAAAACGAAGCCCAGCATCGCGGACGAGGCGAGCTTTGCGCGGTTCAAGGCGCTGGCGCGCACAGAGATGTACTTGGCGCTGTTTATGCTTTCGCTGTCGCCCTTAATATTCGTAGCGAGCGCTGCGCTTGTCTTCAAAAACGGCCTCCCCGGTCTTGCGGCCGTGCTTATTACCAGCGCAATCTTCCTCGGGTGCTCCATGTACCACAAGAGAATCGAGAGGAGGACCCACAATCTGCCGGTAGCGGAAGCCCTCGAAGAAGAGTACCGCGCGGTCTGCACTTCGTGGATCAAGAAGCCCTGGCCGGACTTCTGAGGGGGCACGAGGGAGCGGCCGGACGGGCCCCCGGAGCTGATGCGGCCCGTCAAAATTTGGTTACAGTCGGTGCAGGCAGGCAGCTCTCTCGCCCGGCCTGTCCGAATTGCCGAATCAGCGCGACGGCATCCCACTGCCGCAAGCCGACATGTCTAATCGCCGTTGATCAGCGCTTCGGCCCTGTCCGCAGGGAGAAGGTCCGGGCGGAGTCGCAACGCGTCTTGGTAAAGAGGCCGAGCCTGGTCGGGTTTTCCCACGTGGTCAAGGGCGACCGCGAGGTTAAACATTGCCAGCGGGTCATTGGGGGACATCTTCAGGGCGGACTGGAAGTCGGCGATAGCTCTCTCGAATTCCCGCGCGGCCTCTTCCGGTTTGCCCATTTTCTCGAGGATCACGCCCATGGTGTAGTGCACGCTGCCGTTGTCAGGCTCCAGAAGCTCCAGTTTCGCGAAACACTCGTGTGCGCCGCCCAATTTGCCTTGGGCGAGACGCACCAGCCCGAGGGTCTTGTAGCCAGGAGTGAAATAGGGATTCAGCCTCATTGCTTCAGCCACGTACTTTTCCGCCTCATCGAGACGCCCTTCTTCCGCCAGATAATCGCCCAGTGCGTAATTCGCCGTAGCGTTGTTCTCTGTGACCGCCAGGGCGTGGCGGAAAAGAGTCTCGCTGTTGCGCCAGTGTTCGAGTTGAAACCGCGATGCTACGGCGAGCACTAACAGGATCGTTATGGAACAAGCCGAAAGCAATTGCCCGAACGTACTATGCTTCGCAGAGGGCATGACACTGTAAGCCAACATGATGAAGAGCCCGACTGAGGGAATGTAGCTGTAACGATCCGCCATCGCTTGGGACCCAACCTGGACAATGCCAATGACAGGCACGAGCGTGCCCAAGTACCAGAGCCATCCCACAAGCAAGTGCGGATACCGCGCCGCTAACCAGAGCACGACGACGGTCACGACCACGAGGATCAGTGCCGCAATTAGGAGCTGCCATAAGGGGCGCGACGAATACGTGTGCGGATAAATGACTGCGTAGTCGGTTAGCCATATCAGCTTGACAATGTAAGCAACGTAGGATACCACAGCGTTCGCCAAGCGCACTCTCAATGGTAGGGACTCAAGATCTGATACGGCATTGGTTGTGTATTGAAAGACAAAAGTCAATATAGATGATCCCAGGGCCAAGGCAAAGAGTGGAATCTTTTCCACAATAAGCGCGAGATTCCCTCTTAGAGGTGCCTCGGCACATCCATCGAATGCGTACCGTCCCAGTGGCCAGAAGTCCAGGAGCAGGAGGGTAAAAGGCAACGTGACCAGCATGGGTTTTGCCGTCAGGCCGAGGGCATAGAGCAGTACCACAGGCCAATACCGGCGCAGACCCGGTTTACGGGCATAGCTTACGTACGCCAGAGTGCTCAGAAACCAGAAGCAGGCGCTCAAAACATCCTTGCGTTCCGCAATCCACGCAACTGACTCAACATGCATCGGATGCAGCGCAAAAAGGGCGGCAACACAAGCACCGGGCCACGGTCTGTCAGTGAGCCGGAGCAGAAGAAGAAACAGCAAAACCGTACCGGCAGCATGGAGCAGAATATTCGTCAAGTGGTGTCCCCATGGATCCAAACCGTACATCTGGACGTCGAGCATGTGGGACAAAAGAGTCAACGGGTGCCAGTTAGAGGATACCGAGGCTGTCAGGGCCCACCGCACTCCGGCGGCTGTGATGCCCTGCTGGACCTCCGCGTTGTCGGTGACGTACTGGCCGTCGTCAAACTGGTCAATGAACTGATGGCCCAGCACAGGCCAATACACGGCCAGTGTCAGCACAAAAAGCCCGGCCCCGATTAATATGCTGCGCGCTGATGGTTTCTGGAGAGCAGCAGGCAGGGTAGTCTCCTCAGGTGCACGGCCAGTCCGTTCGCGACGCGCCACGACAGTCGTCAACTCCTCTTGAGGTCAAAACCCCGCCCGGAACCCGCATGCATATCCTGTGAAGAGAGCGGATATCTCACTTGTCCTGACGTGCGGAGAAAGGCAGATTCACGGATTGACTTAAAGGTTCCATGTGCGGTATCTCTTTCCTGTCCCTGATAGCCATTGTCTTGAGCTTTGAATGCCAGGCTGTTTGCAGAAGAGCATACCCCATCCGTGGGTTCATTGCCAGCGGTCCACATGGAATAGGGAGATGCGCATAGAATACCAAGCAGCATGGGATTGAGTTAATGATGAAAAGAAGCAGCACAACAAGCAGAGTCATTCGGAGTCAGCGTTCAGGTCGAGGGAACGCGTGAGATTATACCGACTCGGAAGACGGTTAGCATTGGAATGGCGACCCCAACGGGATTTGAACCCGTGTCGCCAGCGTGAAAGGTTGCCCGGTCAAATAGGCGCCAATTGGCACATTATGGTTTCTTATTGGTTCGCATAGGCTTACGACTTCACAGACGTTTTTCTTGAAGGCCTGAATTGGTTCAAATTGGCCGGGACAGTTACAATTTGGTTACAGTCGCAGCAGCTGGACAGCCCTCTCCTTCCCCCTTTCGAAACTCCTGACCAGAGCGAAGTCATCGCAGCGCCGCACGAAAGTCACGGTGAAGGCGCATTGAACCGCGTCGTTATTGCGTCTGCTCGGCGAACCGAAAGGCGTAGAGTTTCGCTGAACGCATGGCAAAGCGCAGACGAACGGCATTCCCGGCGAGTGCGGAGACATCGGAGCGGCCTTGCCACTTTACGACATAGGCCGTATCGTTGAACAAAATGCGGTTGCACTGGTCCAACGCAAACCCGTCAATGGGTTTGCCCTCTTCGTCTTCGATCTGGACGCGCGCCTCGCCCATCGCGGCCACGTTAATATTGAGTTCCAACCGCTCTCCCTCGAACACAAGCGACGGCGTCACGAACCATCCGCCTTCGTAAGGCGCGTCGGCGGATACAAATCCGTCCAGGCGTTGGATAGCCACACCGACATATTGGCGTCCCCAATTGTCGCGGCTCTTTCGCCCTTCCTCAGGCAGCGCGCGGAATCCGCCGTGGGTGAATGGCCAGCCCGTACGGTACTGGTAAAGGTAGTTACCGACGCGAACGTGCCAGCCGGTCTGCTGGGCCGCTCCCCAGTCCGGTTCGCCCGGAAGGCCGCGTTCCACGTACGGTTTGCGGTCATACCGCATCCAGTGAATGCCGTCGCGGCTTGCGCAGAACTG of the Candidatus Hydrogenedentota bacterium genome contains:
- a CDS encoding ABC transporter permease, with product MRVLAVARNTFREAVRDKVLYVLLLFAATAILGSKALGWISIGQDIKIVKDISLAAVSIFGVLIAIFVGTNLVYKEIDKRTIYTILCRPMHRWEFVLGKYFGLAALLALVTVVMAFVAAVYVVILGGGLDIVFFEAVLLIYWQLLLLTALAVLLSALTSPILGAIIVFSTYIAGHATTIFTELPPQFDGTFSKRVLEAIYYIIPNLSNFDIRAEAANGVPVASGYVLWALAYGTVYTAVLLVIASLAFQDKDV
- a CDS encoding ABC transporter ATP-binding protein, which gives rise to MDAIVTKRLAKVYGGHIGRGGVRSLDDLNLAIAPNEVFGFLGRNGAGKTTTIKILCSLLRATEGQAFVMGKDVRKRETRAHIGYLPENPYFYEYLNPRETLDFYGELNGLTRPRRSAEWERLADLLDLREFAGQRVRGFSKGMRQRLGFAVALVGDPEVLILDEPMSGLDPLGRRMIRELILLLHAQGKTVFFSSHVLGDVEQICSRVGILVKGRLTTQGRLDELLTRRVNRVEIVAEGLSETAAAALAARADGTRESEQGRHFFVNDMDAANGIAAELMQSGGKLIEFTPIRESLEEYFMREQETGS
- a CDS encoding LL-diaminopimelate aminotransferase; amino-acid sequence: MATINRNYNKLEAGYLFPEIGRRTREFIAAHPGVTVMRLGIGNTTEPLPPSIIEGLRRGVDKLAKVETYTGYGDEQGNAELREALAARYARYGATLQPDEFFVSDGAKPDSANIQSIFGTDNIVAVQDPAYPVYVDSNVIAGRTGNAINGQYEGFVYMPCTRENGFFPDPPSRKVDLIYLCSPNNPTGTVATREQLSGFVDYARKHKAVIIFDAAYAAFIADPNLPRTIYEVDGAKECAIEINSFSKEAGFTGVRLGWTVVPKALVCEDGEPGTLNRLWFRRQTTMFNGASNIVQDGGLAALSEAGQKECHAIIDYYMNNAKVIREGLESTGIAVFGGVNAPYIWMATPGGMRSWEFFDKLLNEAHVVGTPGSGFGPSGEGYFRLSAFGHAEDVRRAVRSIQENLKL
- a CDS encoding DUF1559 domain-containing protein, which codes for MKRRGFTLIELLVVIAIIGILAAILLPALARAREAARRASCANNLKQCGLVYKMYANESKGEKWPPMQGGDVYYLDGIAGNEPSGWGDCNASPGAAMCPNPVAIYPEYVTDWNIFACPSAPDASDAHEMLSVLECGYYQGIADDLGDSYIYTGWVLDGFKTGYDTMVLLDPTLPEVSAQVGELFMSLYLDNALANSALVPAEASTARSALDSDVSVTAPYGLAGGTTVYRLREGIERFLITDINNPAGSAQAQSEIIVMFDIVNADPASSGVGLAMNHVPGGANALYMDGHVEFVRYSELGDAPANSMTGYTLYTISKVSEIL
- a CDS encoding GxxExxY protein yields the protein MEKVTKAHPKQVLTYPRLTGIRLGCLLDFGDALMREGISRIINGDVA
- a CDS encoding prepilin-type N-terminal cleavage/methylation domain-containing protein — translated: MRRRERGFTLIELLVVIAIIGILAAILLPALARAREAARRASCANNLKQMGIIYKMYANESKGEKWPPLQGLAEYYTDGTGALPPECDGQDEPELAPRVISIYPEYLTDFNVMRCPSDPDYGDGVEAHLAIIVDRPGMVCVSPYKGIADNPSDSYFYMGYVVDQCDGDDDKVDIGADELVPTQLVEVLSVIGPASYGGNGAFDYGVPADPVAARASLDNDVSVNSPYGNGGSSTVYRLREGIERFMITDINNPAGSAQAQSEIEVMFDCISLEAGGDIPFNHVPGGSNVLFMDGHVEFIRYSPDGPFPVNSGFAAITSFVG